Within Streptomyces antibioticus, the genomic segment TGGTGGTCCTGGCCTGCGAGAACGCCGGATTCCTGCCCCGGCTCGAACACTCCTCGGACGACTTCCGCGCGGTCGTCGCCCTCGCCCGTGCCGACGCGGGTGTGGCGCTCGTGCCGCGCTCGGCGCTGCGCGGCATGGACCTCACCGGTGTCGTCGTACGCCCGATAGACGAGGCGGCCCCCACCCGCCGGGTCTTCGCCGCCGTACGGCGGGGCGCGGAGGAGCACCCCCTGATCCGGCCCGTCCTGGACGCTCTCGGCGAGGCCGCCGTGCTGTAAGACGCACGTAACACCCCCGTCGCACATCAGGGATAGCGTCCCGGATATGAGACACCCCGAGGGAGCGGTGGCTCCCGACGCCGTCGACGCCCGGCTCGCCGCCCGTCTGGCCATCCTGCGCGCCGAACACGGCTGGTCCCTGGGCGAGGTGGCGGAGCGCAGCGGCATCAGCCGCTCGACCCTGTCCCGGGCCGAGCGCGCCGAGATCAGCCCCACCGCCGCCCTGCTCAACCGGCTCTGTCAGGTCTACGGACTGACCATGTCCCGGCTGCTCAGCGAGGTCGAGGGGGAACCCGCGCCCTTGCTGCGCGCCACCGACCAGTCCGTCTGGCTGGACCGGACCTCCGGCTTCGAACGGCGCTCGGTGTCCCCGCCGCACCCCGCGCTGCGCGGCGAACTGGTCGAGGCGCGGCTCGCCCCGGGCGCCGACCTCGCCTACGACCGGCCGCCCGTGCCCGGCCTCGAACAGCACATCTGGGTGCTGGAGGGCGCCCTGGAGGTGACCGAGCGGGACGCCGCCCACCGGCTCGGCCCGGGCGACTGTCTGCGGCTGCGGGTCTGGGGGCCGACCCGGTTCCGGTGCCCGGGCGACACGGAGGCGCGGTACCTGCTGGCGGTGGTGTTGCCGTGACGACCGTCCGCCTCGACGCCGCCGGGCTCCTCGACCGGGCCGCCGATCTGGCCGGGCTGCTGGTCGACACCGTGCGCGGCGGCGCCTCGATCGGCTTCCTCGCGCCCCTCGACCACGCCGACGCCGTCCTGTGGTGGCGGGACCGGGCCCGTGCGGTGGCCGCCGGTGACCTCGCCGTCTGGACGGCCGAGGAGGGCGGCCGGGTCGTCGGCACGGTCGGCCTGGCCTTCCCGGACAAGCCCAACAGCCGCCACCGCGCCGAACTGGTCAAGCTGATGGTCCACGGCGACCTGCGCGGCAAGGGCCTCGGCCGCGCCCTCCTCGACACCGCCGAGCGGGCCGCCGTCGCCGCCGGGGTCACCCTGCTCCACCTGGACACCGAGACCGACAGCCCCGCCGAACGGCTCTATCGCGGCGCCGGCTGGACCCTGGCCGGGGTGATCCCCGACTACGCGGCGAGCCCGGACGGCGTGCTGCGGCCGACCAGCCTGTACTACAAGAGCGTCGCCCCGGGGTGACTGTCAGTGGCAGCCGCTACCGTGCGGAGCATGCCCGACGCAGAAGACGTACGCCGTGTCGCCCTCTCCCTGCCGGACACGACCGAGAAGACCGCCTGGAGCATGCCCACGTTCCGGGTCGCGGGGAAGATGTTCGCCACCCTGCCCGAGGACGAGACGTCCCTCGCGGTGCGCTGCCCCAAGGAGGAGCGCGACGAACTGGTGCTCGCCGAGCCCGAGAAGTTCTGGATCGCGGACCACGAGGCCCAGTTCGCCTGGGTCCGCGCCCGGCTCGCCGCCGTCGAGGACGAACGGGAACTGCGCGACATCCTCGCCGACTCCTGGCGCCAGGCGGCCCCGCCCCACCTCCTGGAGTCCTACCCCGAGCTGGGCCTCCCCGCCCCGGAGTGACGGCACCCGCCCCCGCCTAAACGGGTGCGCGACCACCGACCCGAGTGCGGTATTGTTTCCCTGCACGTCCGGCCAGGGGAAACCCCAGGTCAGACAGGCAACGGGACGTGGCGCAGCTTGGTAGCGCACTTGACTGGGGGTCAAGGGGTCGCAGGTTCAAATCCTGTCGTCCCGACTCGATGGAGTCGTCGCCAAGGGGCGGTTTCGGAGGAATCCGAAACCGCCCCTTGGTCATTTTGTGGACCGGGTGAAGGCTGACGCATTGACGTAATGTTTGCGTCAATCTAGCGTGAGGGCATGCTCTTCCCCACGCCTGCGCTGAACGCCGAGGATCAGCGCGTTCTCGGTGAGATCGAAGACCTTCGCCGCTCGCTGCGCCTGCAGGTCCGGTCCACTCCGACGAAGTGGACCGAAGGGCTGCGCAAGTTCCTGACCGCGGACGCGGTGGCGGCCTCCAACTCGATCGAGGGCTTCAAAGTGTCCACGGTCGACGTCGAGGACCTCCTGGAGGGCGAGCGGGATGTCGACGTCTCGGACGAGGACCGCGAAGAGACGCTCGCCTATCAGCGGATGATGGCCTACATCCAGACGCTGCACGATGTCGCGGACTTCCGTTACAGCAAGGAATTGCTCAACGCGCTCCACTGGATGCTTCAGGGACACCGGCACGGCCCGCGCAAGCCGGCCGGGCAGTGGCGGCGCGGAGCGGTGTATGTGACGGACGCCCGCGATCCCAGCATCGCGGCGTACACGGCACCGGATGCGGCCGATGTTCCCACGCTGACGGGGGAATTGGTCGAGTGGCTGAACACGGACGACGGCACCCACCCGCTGGTACGGGCCGCCATGGCGCATCTGCATCTCGTTGCCATCCATCCGTGGGCGGACGGCAACGGCCGTATGTCCCGGTCGCTGCAGACACTCGTGATCGCGAGAGAGGGAGAACTGGCCCCGGAGTTCTCCTCGATCGAGGCTTGGCTGGGGCGCCCCGGCAACACCTGGGAGTACTACCGCGAGTTGCAGCGCCGGGGGGCCACCTACCGCCCCGACCAGGACGTCTCCGACTGGGTGCGGTTCAACCTCACCGCGTACCACCAGCAGGCGCAGACCGTACGCAGCCGCCTGGATCGTTCGAGTCAGGTGTGGCGTGTGCTCGGAGAGTTCGCCACCGTCCGAGGACTTGAGGAGAGGGTGGTCTCGGCGCTGCACGACGTGGCGATGTCCGGACGGGTACGTCGTACCCGTTACGAACGAGCGGAGGACCTGAGTCTCCAGCGGGCTCAGCGCGACCTCCGGGACCTGGTCGCGGCTGATGTCCTCACACCGGTCGGCCGCACCCGCGCCCGCTTCTACATCGCCGGCCCCGCCTTCCCGGAGCCGGCGCTGGAAGCGGCCCGGACACCGCTGCCACTGACCGATCCGTACGTGCACTGAGGGCATCTCGCCGACTGCTGGGGTCAGCGGCGGCTGCGGACTCTGGCGGCTCTCGGTGGGCTCACGAACTGGAGTTCCAGGGTCGGTGGGGGTGGGGCGAGGCCCGGGCCGCCGGCTGTGGCCCAGGTGAGGAGTTCGGTGGTGGAGGCGTCGTCCGTGGCGAAGCCGACCCAGGTGGGGCGGCCGCCCGCGCGGCGGCCCGC encodes:
- a CDS encoding Fic family protein codes for the protein MLFPTPALNAEDQRVLGEIEDLRRSLRLQVRSTPTKWTEGLRKFLTADAVAASNSIEGFKVSTVDVEDLLEGERDVDVSDEDREETLAYQRMMAYIQTLHDVADFRYSKELLNALHWMLQGHRHGPRKPAGQWRRGAVYVTDARDPSIAAYTAPDAADVPTLTGELVEWLNTDDGTHPLVRAAMAHLHLVAIHPWADGNGRMSRSLQTLVIAREGELAPEFSSIEAWLGRPGNTWEYYRELQRRGATYRPDQDVSDWVRFNLTAYHQQAQTVRSRLDRSSQVWRVLGEFATVRGLEERVVSALHDVAMSGRVRRTRYERAEDLSLQRAQRDLRDLVAADVLTPVGRTRARFYIAGPAFPEPALEAARTPLPLTDPYVH
- a CDS encoding GNAT family N-acetyltransferase, producing MTTVRLDAAGLLDRAADLAGLLVDTVRGGASIGFLAPLDHADAVLWWRDRARAVAAGDLAVWTAEEGGRVVGTVGLAFPDKPNSRHRAELVKLMVHGDLRGKGLGRALLDTAERAAVAAGVTLLHLDTETDSPAERLYRGAGWTLAGVIPDYAASPDGVLRPTSLYYKSVAPG
- a CDS encoding MmcQ/YjbR family DNA-binding protein, translated to MPDAEDVRRVALSLPDTTEKTAWSMPTFRVAGKMFATLPEDETSLAVRCPKEERDELVLAEPEKFWIADHEAQFAWVRARLAAVEDERELRDILADSWRQAAPPHLLESYPELGLPAPE
- a CDS encoding helix-turn-helix domain-containing protein, yielding MRHPEGAVAPDAVDARLAARLAILRAEHGWSLGEVAERSGISRSTLSRAERAEISPTAALLNRLCQVYGLTMSRLLSEVEGEPAPLLRATDQSVWLDRTSGFERRSVSPPHPALRGELVEARLAPGADLAYDRPPVPGLEQHIWVLEGALEVTERDAAHRLGPGDCLRLRVWGPTRFRCPGDTEARYLLAVVLP